A part of Pieris napi chromosome 9, ilPieNapi1.2, whole genome shotgun sequence genomic DNA contains:
- the LOC125052632 gene encoding cuticle protein 16.5-like has product MYSKVVIFLCAAGIASAGNLLHASPLAYSAPVSSVSYSSQTTSHGAPAVYSSPIVAKSYAAPAVATYAAPAYTAYHGAPAYSTYASAPAYSTYHTAPVATYTKTLSPAVSYSSVSHSKTVSSPAIAYAAAAPAVYASPAVATYHATPVVTKTIATPVAYHASPVAYHSAPVVKSAITYSAAPAVSHVSYAGLGATYGW; this is encoded by the exons ATGTACTCCAAG gtAGTAATCTTCCTGTGCGCTGCGGGCATCGCTTCCGCTGGCAATCTGCTCCATGCTTCTCCTCTCGCCTATTCCGCACCAGTTTCATCTGTTTCTTACTCTTCACAAACAACTTCCCACGGAGCACCAGCGGTGTACTCAAGCCCAATCGTCGCAAAGTCATACGCCGCCCCTGCTGTAGCAACCTACGCCGCACCAGCTTACACAGCTTACCACGGTGCACCCGCGTACTCGACATACGCCTCTGCCCCGGCCTACTCTACTTACCATACTGCCCCAGTAGCCACATACACTAAGACCCTGTCTCCAGCTGTTTCTTACTCATCCGTATCTCACTCTAAGACCGTCTCCAGCCCAGCTATAGCTTATGCCGCTGCCGCCCCTGCTGTCTATGCATCACCAGCTGTTGCCACATACCATGCCACCCCCGTCGTAACTAAGACTATCGCTACTCCCGTGGCTTACCACGCTTCCCCCGTGGCCTACCACTCTGCTCCAGTCGTCAAATCAGCCATCACTTACTCAGCCGCCCCTGCTGTGTCTCACGTGTCCTACGCTGGTTTGGGAGCCACTTATGGCTGGTGA
- the LOC125052428 gene encoding pupal cuticle protein G1A-like, with translation MKVDTLWTKALYKNQSNPCRYYSVANFNNRNMYAKLIIALCALGVAHGSGLLAASPVAYSAHGSGLLAGSSVAYGAHGSGLLTSGPVAYGAHGISAYSGHAIAAPAAVVSRTITPAVSSVSSYSTQTAHATPVAYAPAVARTYAAPAITSYSAGPAVATYAAAAPVAVTRTITPAATSYSSYSTQTAHGSPVATYAAAAPAVATYAAAAPAVATYAAAAPAVAVSRTISPATTSYSSYSSQTAHGARAYVAAAPALASYARTYAAPAVSTYAAPAYSTYAAASPAYSTYAAAAPAYSTYAAASPAYSTYAAASPAYSTYAAASPAYSTYAAASPVYSSYASAAPVVRSSLAYSAAPAVSHISYNAHGANYGW, from the exons ATGAAAGTAGACACATTATGGACGAAGGCTTTGTATAAAAACCAGAGCAATCCTTGCAGATATTATTCAGTTGCCAACTTTAACAACAGAAACATGTACGCCAAG TTGATCATCGCTCTTTGCGCCCTAGGCGTCGCCCACGGCAGTGGACTGTTGGCTGCCTCCCCGGTGGCTTACAGTGCCCACGGCAGTGGACTGTTGGCTGGATCCTCGGTGGCTTACGGCGCCCATGGCAGTGGACTGTTGACTTCCGGCCCGGTGGCTTACGGCGCTCACGGCATCTCCGCCTACAGTGGCCACGCTATCGCCGCTCCCGCCGCCGTTGTATCCCGGACGATCACCCCCGCCGTGTCCTCTGTGTCTTCATACTCCACACAGACCGCTCACGCCACACCTGTGGCTTACGCTCCGGCCGTCGCCCGCACTTACGCCGCCCCCGCTATCACCTCCTACTCCGCCGGCCCCGCTGTCGCCACTTACGCCGCCGCCGCCCCAGTCGCCGTTACTAGGACCATCACCCCCGCAGCCACCTCCTACTCTTCTTACTCCACCCAGACCGCTCACGGATCTCCCGTCGCCACCTACGCCGCTGCTGCCCCAGCAGTCGCCACCTACGCCGCTGCTGCCCCAGCAGTCGCCACCTACGCTGCTGCCGCTCCCGCCGTCGCCGTGAGCCGCACCATCTCCCCTGCCACCACCTCTTACTCCTCTTACTCGAGCCAGACCGCTCACGGTGCTAGGGCCTACGTCGCCGCCGCTCCCGCTCTCGCGTCTTACGCTCGCACCTACGCCGCGCCCGCCGTGTCCACTTACGCCGCACCCGCTTACTCAACATACGCCGCTGCGTCTCCCGCTTACTCTACCTACGCCGCTGCGGCTCCTGCCTACTCTACTTACGCCGCTGCCTCTCCCGCGTACTCTACCTACGCCGCTGCCTCTCCCGCGTACTCTACCTACGCCGCTGCCTCTCCCGCGTACTCTACCTACGCCGCCGCCTCTCCAGTGTACTCCAGCTACGCTTCGGCCGCCCCCGTGGTCAGATCATCTCTGGCGTACTCCGCTGCTCCCGCCGTCTCTCACATTTCCTACAACGCCCACGGCGCTAACTACGGTTGGTAA
- the LOC125052630 gene encoding cuticle protein 16.5-like: protein MYSKVIVFLCAAGIATAGNLLHAPLAYTAPVSSVSYSSQTTSHAAPALSYSSPVLAKTYNAPAYTTYQAPAYATYSAAPAYSTYHAAPVAKVLSPAVSYSSVSQYAPSVSTYAAAAPAVYAAAPAYSTYHTAPVATVAKTLSPAVSYSSVSHSKTVSTPAVATYAAAAPAVYAAAPAYSTYHAAPVATVTKTLSPAVSYSSVSAPAVATYAAAAPALYASPAVATYHAAPVVTKTIATPVAYHAAPIVKSAITYSAAPAVSHVSYAGLGAQYGW from the exons ATGTACTCCAAG gTGATAGTCTTCCTATGCGCTGCGGGCATTGCGACCGCTGGCAACTTGCTCCATGCCCCTCTCGCTTACACCGCTCCAGTCTCTTCTGTATCCTACTCTTCCCAGACAACATCCCATGCTGCGCCAGCATTAAGCTATTCTAGCCCAGTTCTCGCTAAGACGTATAATGCACCTGCTTACACTACCTACCAAGCACCTGCATACGCCACCTACAGCGCTGCCCCAGCCTACTCAACCTACCATGCTGCTCCCGTTGCCAAGGTTCTCTCCCCGGCTGTGTCCTACTCTTCTGTATCTCAATACGCTCCATCTGTGTCAACCTACGCCGCTGCCGCTCCTGCCGTTTACGCCGCCGCTCCTGCCTACTCTACCTACCACACTGCTCCCGTAGCAACTGTTGCCAAGACTCTGTCTCCAGCCGTGTCATACTCATCTGTGTCACACTCTAAGACTGTGTCTACCCCAGCAGTCGCAACCTACGCCGCTGCCGCTCCTGCCGTTTACGCCGCTGCTCCTGCATATTCTACCTACCACGCTGCGCCCGTAGCAACCGTAACGAAGACCTTGTCCCCAGCTGTGTCGTATTCATCTGTATCTGCTCCCGCTGTAGCAACTTACGCTGCCGCCGCTCCAGCACTCTACGCGTCTCCAGCCGTAGCTACTTACCACGCTGCCCCCGTGGTGACCAAGACAATCGCCACTCCCGTTGCCTACCATGCTGCTCCCATTGTCAAATCTGCCATCACATACTCAGCTGCCCCAGCTGTGTCCCACGTCTCATATGCTGGTTTAGGAGCACAGTATGGCtggtaa
- the LOC125052429 gene encoding cuticle protein 16.5-like, whose product MYSKVLIFLCAAGIASAGNLYAGAPAVAYSSPATSVSYSTHTTTSHGGPVAGYAAAPVATYAAAPVASYAAPVATYARSYAAPAVAAYSAPAASVSYQSVQSHVAPVSYAAAAPVVARTYAAPIARTYAATPVYARTYAAAAPLVTRTYAAPALTSYAAPVARIAAPSVSYSSVATQSSPIATYAAAPAYTSYAAAPAYSSYAAAPSYTTYAAAPSYSTYAAAPAYSTYASAPAYSTYAAAPAVAYGGYGGLGAHGW is encoded by the exons ATGTATTCCAAG GTTTTGATCTTCCTGTGCGCCGCGGGCATTGCTTCCGCTGGTAACTTATATGCCGGAGCTCCAGCTGTGGCCTACAGCTCCCCGGCTACTTCGGTATCCTACAGCACACACACCACCACATCTCACGGTGGTCCCGTGGCTGGATACGCAGCGGCCCCAGTGGCCACCTACGCCGCAGCTCCTGTGGCTTCTTACGCTGCACCTGTAGCCACATATGCGAGATCCTACGCTGCCCCAGCTGTAGCCGCCTACTCCGCGCCCGCAGCCAGTGTTTCATACCAGTCAGTGCAGTCTCACGTAGCGCCTGTCTCTTATGCCGCAGCCGCTCCTGTGGTAGCCAGAACATACGCAGCTCCAATTGCCAGGACTTATGCCGCTACCCCAGTTTACGCGCGGACCTATGCCGCTGCTGCTCCTTTAGTAACGAGGACTTACGCTGCTCCTGCTCTTACGTCGTATGCTGCACCAGTAGCCCGCATCGCTGCTCCTTCAGTGTCATATTCTTCTGTGGCAACCCAATCGTCTCCCATCGCTACTTACGCTGCTGCCCCAGCTTACACCTCCTACGCTGCTGCCCCAGCTTACTCTTCCTACGCTGCTGCCCCATCTTACACCACCTATGCTGCCGCCCCATCTTACTCCACCTATGCTGCCGCCCCAGCTTACTCGACCTATGCTTCCGCTCCAGCTTACTCCACGTACGCCGCAGCGCCAGCAGTAGCCTACGGAGGCTACGGAGGCCTGGGAGCCCACGGGTGGTAA
- the LOC125052633 gene encoding cuticle protein 16.5-like, which produces MAAKFIVLLCAVATARAGGLYGASYAAPVAAYAASPLAYAAGPVYKSYAPSVSYAAPAYSAYAAPTVVKTVAPAVSSVSSYSSHTSHGSPLLTKAVAPVAYTSYAAPSVAYSAPLSYAAHAAPVATYAAHAAPVATYAAHAAPVATYAAHAAPVAYGPVAYSTPLLKYSAAPSVSHVSYSDLSHNYGW; this is translated from the exons ATGGCAGCTAAG ttcATCGTTCTCTTGTGCGCGGTAGCGACCGCTCGTGCCGGTGGCCTGTATGGTGCCTCATATGCTGCCCCAGTGGCTGCTTACGCTGCATCACCTCTGGCATACGCAGCTGGTCCCGTCTACAAGAGCTACGCTCCATCTGTGTCCTACGCAGCACCAGCGTACTCCGCATATGCTGCACCTACAGTTGTGAAGACTGTTGCGCCAGCTGTGTCATCGGTCTCTTCGTACTCTTCTCACACTTCTCACGGATCCCCACTCCTGACTAAGGCCGTCGCTCCAGTCGCATACACCAGCTACGCTGCTCCATCAGTTGCCTACTCCGCTCCTTTAAGCTACGCCGCCCATGCTGCCCCTGTAGCCACCTACGCTGCTCACGCTGCTCCAGTAGCAACTTACGCTGCTCACGCCGCTCCAGTAGCAACTTACGCTGCCCATGCCGCTCCCGTCGCTTACGGTCCAGTCGCTTACTCCACCCCATTGTTGAAGTACTCCGCGGCACCCTCTGTCTCCCATGTCTCATACAGTGACCTCTCCCACAACTACGGCTggtga